The proteins below are encoded in one region of Bosea sp. BIWAKO-01:
- the rfbC gene encoding dTDP-4-dehydrorhamnose 3,5-epimerase translates to MSNFTFAPLAIPGPVLVRPRRFGDDRGYFMETYSRDSFAAAGIAPDFVQDNQSLSAQVGTVRGLHYQTAPAAQAKLVRVLKGAIFDVAVDLRRGSPHYGRWCGTLLDADGAEQLFVPCGFAHGFCTLEPGTEVAYKVDAPYAPQSEGGLFWADPELAIDWPVVAGAATLSEKDAKLPGFAGFASPFVYEGA, encoded by the coding sequence ATGTCCAATTTTACCTTCGCGCCTCTCGCCATTCCCGGTCCCGTTCTGGTCCGGCCGCGACGTTTCGGCGATGACCGCGGCTACTTCATGGAAACCTATAGCCGCGACTCTTTCGCGGCAGCTGGGATCGCGCCGGATTTCGTGCAGGACAACCAGTCGCTTTCGGCGCAGGTCGGCACCGTACGAGGCCTGCATTATCAGACTGCGCCCGCTGCCCAGGCCAAGCTCGTGCGCGTGCTCAAGGGCGCGATCTTCGACGTCGCAGTCGACCTCCGGCGCGGCTCACCGCATTACGGGCGTTGGTGCGGCACGCTGCTTGACGCGGACGGGGCCGAGCAGCTCTTCGTGCCTTGCGGCTTTGCCCATGGTTTCTGCACGCTAGAGCCCGGCACCGAGGTCGCCTACAAGGTCGACGCGCCCTATGCGCCGCAAAGCGAGGGCGGGTTGTTCTGGGCCGATCCGGAGCTTGCCATCGACTGGCCGGTGGTGGCCGGGGCCGCGACACTTTCCGAGAAGGACGCGAAGCTGCCCGGTTTTGCCGGTTTTGCCAGCCCCTTCGTCTATGAGGGCGCCTGA
- a CDS encoding MarR family winged helix-turn-helix transcriptional regulator, with amino-acid sequence MVSTRRRKAEGGDRDREVLNLAGYLPYFLTTISNTWSRSSSRLYLDLFGVGVTEWRIISQLAIEPCIVAQRICEVISLDKGAVSRAVAALVSAGHVREHADSRDARRQVLQLTQRGYELHDRLMAVALQRESLILADFSAEEIASLTGLLRRIHARLPELREFSPDDATEVAAARR; translated from the coding sequence ATGGTTTCGACGAGGCGCCGCAAGGCCGAGGGCGGTGACAGGGACCGGGAGGTACTCAACCTTGCGGGTTACCTGCCCTATTTCCTGACGACGATCTCGAACACCTGGTCGCGCAGTTCGTCCCGCCTCTATCTCGACCTGTTCGGTGTCGGCGTCACGGAATGGCGCATCATCTCGCAGCTCGCGATCGAGCCTTGTATCGTGGCGCAGCGCATCTGCGAGGTCATCAGCCTCGACAAGGGGGCGGTCAGCCGCGCCGTGGCGGCGCTGGTTTCCGCCGGCCATGTCCGCGAACATGCGGATAGCCGCGATGCGCGCCGGCAGGTTCTGCAGCTGACGCAGCGTGGCTACGAGCTGCATGACCGCCTGATGGCGGTTGCCCTGCAGCGCGAGAGCCTGATCCTGGCCGATTTCTCCGCCGAGGAGATTGCCTCGCTGACCGGCCTGTTGCGGCGGATCCATGCGCGGCTGCCCGAGCTGCGCGAATTTTCGCCTGATGATGCCACCGAGGTGGCGGCCGCGCGTCGTTGA
- a CDS encoding Lrp/AsnC family transcriptional regulator, with the protein MTRSTSPAVTLDSFDLAILRILQRDNTTPQRVIGETVNLSAPAVQRRIKRMEETGVIQANVALVDPARLGQAITIFVEVELESERADLIDAAKQEFTAAPEVQQCYYVTGEADFVLVILVPSMMAYEALTRRLFFGNNNVRKFRTFVAMDRVKVGLAVPLPE; encoded by the coding sequence TTGACCCGATCCACTTCTCCGGCCGTCACGCTGGACAGTTTTGACCTCGCGATCCTGCGCATCCTGCAGCGCGACAACACGACGCCGCAGCGTGTGATCGGCGAAACGGTCAACCTGTCCGCGCCCGCCGTCCAGCGCCGGATCAAGCGCATGGAGGAGACGGGTGTCATCCAGGCCAATGTCGCGCTCGTCGATCCTGCCCGGCTCGGGCAGGCGATCACCATCTTCGTCGAGGTGGAGCTGGAAAGCGAGCGTGCGGACCTGATCGACGCCGCCAAGCAGGAGTTCACCGCGGCACCCGAGGTGCAGCAATGTTACTACGTCACTGGCGAGGCGGATTTCGTGCTCGTTATCCTGGTGCCGAGCATGATGGCTTATGAGGCGCTGACGCGCCGGCTCTTCTTCGGGAACAACAATGTCAGGAAGTTCCGCACCTTCGTCGCGATGGACCGCGTCAAGGTTGGGCTCGCGGTTCCGCTGCCGGAATAG
- a CDS encoding diaminopropionate ammonia-lyase, with translation MFLPNHHPDRRKPLDPIDAETLSIAAAAEVERHLSYRENHVETPLHALPAMAAELGVRAIHVKDEGHRLGLGSFKALGGAYAVFRLVLEEASRRLGRPVDIAELNTPEVRAVAAGMTVACATDGNHGRSVAQGAQLTGASAAIFVHARVSDERVAAIARFGATMIRVEGTYDDSVTEAARVAEKEGWTVVSDTSWPGYERIPGLVMQGYTVIIREALRELAEPPTHVFVQAGVGGIAAAAAGYLANALGDRRPVFVVVDPARAACIFETAKAGHPVKVVHGEPTVMAMLECYEPSPIAWRVLSRVADGFMTVEDEEAIAVMNRLARPAGKDPAIVSGESGGVGLAGVIRVAADPAVRKQLGLDATSRVLVINTEGATDPERYAELTGLPARAAQ, from the coding sequence ATGTTTCTTCCCAACCACCACCCCGACCGTCGCAAGCCGCTCGATCCGATCGATGCCGAGACCCTGAGCATCGCTGCGGCCGCCGAGGTCGAGCGCCATCTGAGCTATCGCGAGAACCACGTCGAGACACCGCTTCATGCCCTGCCAGCCATGGCGGCCGAGCTCGGGGTCCGTGCGATCCACGTCAAGGACGAAGGCCATCGCCTGGGCCTTGGCAGCTTCAAGGCACTTGGGGGCGCCTATGCCGTATTCCGACTGGTGCTGGAGGAGGCGAGCAGGAGGCTCGGGCGGCCAGTCGATATCGCCGAGCTGAACACCCCCGAGGTCCGGGCCGTAGCGGCGGGGATGACGGTCGCCTGCGCCACTGACGGCAATCATGGCCGCTCGGTCGCACAGGGCGCCCAGCTCACCGGGGCGAGCGCCGCGATCTTCGTGCATGCCCGCGTCAGCGACGAGCGCGTTGCGGCGATCGCCCGCTTCGGCGCGACGATGATCCGGGTCGAGGGCACCTATGACGACTCGGTCACGGAAGCCGCCCGCGTCGCGGAGAAGGAAGGCTGGACAGTCGTCTCCGATACCTCCTGGCCGGGCTATGAACGCATCCCGGGACTGGTGATGCAGGGCTATACGGTGATCATCCGCGAAGCACTGCGTGAACTCGCCGAGCCGCCCACGCATGTCTTCGTACAGGCAGGCGTCGGCGGCATCGCCGCTGCGGCTGCGGGCTATCTCGCCAATGCGCTCGGCGACCGGCGTCCCGTCTTTGTGGTGGTCGACCCTGCGCGCGCGGCCTGCATCTTCGAGACGGCGAAGGCCGGCCATCCGGTCAAGGTCGTCCATGGCGAACCGACCGTGATGGCGATGCTCGAATGCTACGAGCCCTCGCCTATCGCCTGGCGTGTCCTGTCTCGCGTCGCCGACGGCTTCATGACCGTCGAGGACGAGGAGGCCATTGCGGTGATGAACCGGCTGGCGCGCCCCGCCGGCAAGGACCCAGCCATCGTCTCCGGCGAAAGCGGCGGTGTCGGCCTGGCCGGCGTCATCCGGGTTGCGGCCGATCCCGCCGTCAGGAAGCAGCTTGGCCTCGATGCGACCTCCCGCGTTCTCGTCATCAATACCGAGGGCGCGACCGATCCGGAGCGCTATGCCGAACTGACCGGCCTGCCGGCACGAGCCGCCCAGTAA
- a CDS encoding MFS transporter — MNARIAIEAGEVPGRAEQVATRIAFFVAGLGIAAWAPLVPYAKLRMALDDGALGLLLLCLGAGSILAMPLSGALASRFGCRRVLIGAVLLIAFMLPALATAAHLPLLALALFVFGAGIGSLDCVINIQAVIVERASGRSMMSGFHGLFSLGGIAGAAGASGLLMLGATPLLATLVVVAILLVAIAWAASGLLPYASKGEGPAFAIPHGIVLFIGVLCFVVFLAEGAMLDWSAVFLTDLRQVDAAYAGLGYAAFASTMTIGRLTGDRFVQRLGAQRIIISGGLCAAAGLALATLAPSWLAGLVGFALVGAGCSNIVPVLYTAIGRQNAMPEHIAVPAISTLGYAGILVGPAAIGAVAQFASLPIAFLVVAALLIGVAASAPRLRT, encoded by the coding sequence ATGAACGCACGCATCGCTATCGAGGCCGGAGAAGTGCCGGGACGGGCAGAGCAGGTCGCGACCCGCATCGCCTTCTTCGTTGCCGGGCTCGGCATCGCAGCATGGGCACCTCTGGTGCCCTATGCCAAGCTGCGCATGGCTCTCGACGATGGTGCGCTTGGATTGCTGCTGCTCTGCCTCGGCGCCGGCTCGATCCTGGCCATGCCGCTATCGGGCGCGCTGGCTTCGCGGTTCGGTTGCCGCCGCGTGCTGATTGGCGCGGTGCTGCTGATCGCTTTCATGCTCCCGGCTCTCGCGACCGCCGCGCACTTGCCGCTGCTCGCCCTGGCACTGTTCGTCTTCGGAGCCGGCATTGGCTCGCTGGATTGCGTCATCAACATCCAGGCCGTGATCGTCGAGCGAGCCAGCGGGCGCAGCATGATGTCCGGCTTTCACGGTCTCTTCAGTCTCGGCGGCATAGCCGGAGCGGCCGGGGCCAGCGGGCTCCTGATGCTGGGTGCGACGCCGCTCCTCGCCACGCTCGTCGTCGTCGCGATCCTCCTGGTTGCGATAGCCTGGGCGGCCTCGGGGCTCTTGCCCTATGCCAGCAAGGGCGAAGGCCCGGCCTTCGCCATTCCGCACGGCATCGTGCTCTTCATCGGCGTGCTCTGCTTCGTCGTCTTCCTGGCCGAGGGCGCCATGCTGGACTGGAGTGCCGTCTTCCTGACCGATCTGCGCCAGGTCGATGCCGCTTATGCGGGACTTGGCTATGCGGCTTTCGCCAGCACCATGACAATCGGCCGGCTGACCGGCGACCGCTTCGTGCAGCGCCTCGGGGCCCAGCGCATCATCATATCGGGCGGCCTCTGCGCAGCGGCAGGTCTCGCGCTCGCAACGCTTGCACCATCCTGGCTGGCAGGCCTCGTCGGTTTTGCGCTTGTGGGGGCGGGTTGCTCGAATATCGTGCCGGTTCTCTACACGGCGATCGGCCGACAGAATGCGATGCCCGAGCATATCGCCGTGCCCGCGATCTCGACACTGGGCTATGCCGGTATCCTTGTCGGCCCCGCAGCAATCGGTGCCGTGGCGCAGTTCGCGAGCCTGCCCATTGCCTTCCTGGTCGTCGCGGCGCTGCTCATCGGTGTCGCAGCCAGCGCTCCGCGGCTGCGCACATGA
- a CDS encoding glutathione S-transferase family protein → MDLIYQTHSPYARKVLVFAHEAGIAGQLRVVHQETSPTNRNDDVFAVNPLGKVPVLVLPDGEAIFDSVVICDYLGSLDGGSRLVPQGGRARWSALRLQALAQGLCDAGIALRWETVRRPEALRYPPLAEGMTAKLVESYDYLERETDFDAPLHVGHIALATALSWLEFRELPAFEPGRPRLAHWYRSFSERPSMRATIYDGETHD, encoded by the coding sequence ATGGACCTGATCTACCAGACCCATTCGCCCTATGCGCGCAAGGTCCTGGTCTTTGCCCATGAAGCGGGTATCGCCGGACAGCTCCGCGTCGTCCACCAGGAGACAAGCCCGACCAACCGGAACGACGACGTCTTTGCGGTCAACCCGCTCGGCAAGGTTCCCGTCCTCGTCCTCCCCGATGGCGAGGCGATCTTCGATTCGGTCGTGATCTGCGACTATCTCGGCAGCCTCGACGGCGGCAGCCGGCTCGTTCCGCAAGGCGGGCGGGCGAGATGGTCCGCGCTTCGCCTGCAGGCGCTCGCCCAGGGCCTGTGCGACGCCGGCATTGCGCTGCGCTGGGAAACCGTACGTCGCCCCGAAGCCCTGCGCTATCCGCCCCTGGCAGAGGGAATGACGGCAAAACTCGTCGAATCCTACGATTATCTCGAACGCGAGACGGATTTCGACGCGCCGCTCCATGTCGGCCATATCGCGCTTGCGACCGCCCTTTCATGGCTGGAATTCCGCGAGCTGCCCGCCTTCGAGCCTGGCCGGCCACGGCTGGCCCACTGGTATCGCTCCTTCTCGGAACGCCCCTCGATGCGCGCCACGATCTATGACGGCGAGACGCATGACTGA
- a CDS encoding M20 aminoacylase family protein, whose product MTTLDPNALEREMTGWRRDLHAHPEFGFEEKRTSAFVAAKLREFGLDDVAEGIGGTGVVGTLKRGSGNRAIALRADMDALRISEQAEHAYRSQTPGTMHACGHDGHTAMLLGAAKLLASEGGFDGTVRFLFQPAEEWGRGALAMLSDGLMERFPFEEIYGLHNAPGLPVGQFQTRAGPIMSAEDNFEIVLKGVGGHAARPHVGNEALIAACALVTNFQTIVSRRLSPTDIGVVSVTELITDGTRNALPGLARILGDARSFRPEVSAEIEKQMRIITEGTALAYNVSAEVTYTREFVPLVNDEALAGEALTAARSVFGAENVATAREPMTGSEDFARFLDHVPGCFAFVGNGTSAPLHNPCYDFDDAGLIHGARFHATITRQRLRPA is encoded by the coding sequence ATGACCACGCTCGACCCGAACGCCCTCGAACGCGAGATGACCGGGTGGCGGCGTGACCTGCACGCACATCCCGAATTCGGCTTCGAGGAGAAGCGAACCTCCGCCTTCGTCGCGGCCAAGCTCAGGGAGTTCGGCCTCGACGATGTGGCCGAGGGCATCGGCGGCACCGGTGTCGTCGGCACGCTGAAGCGTGGCAGCGGCAACCGCGCCATCGCGCTTCGGGCGGATATGGACGCGCTGCGCATCAGCGAGCAGGCCGAGCATGCCTACCGCTCGCAAACGCCCGGCACCATGCATGCCTGCGGCCATGACGGGCATACCGCGATGCTGCTTGGTGCGGCAAAGCTGCTGGCGAGCGAGGGCGGCTTCGACGGGACCGTGCGCTTCCTCTTCCAGCCTGCCGAGGAATGGGGCAGAGGCGCGCTCGCCATGCTCTCCGACGGGCTGATGGAGCGTTTTCCCTTCGAGGAGATCTATGGGCTGCACAATGCGCCGGGATTGCCTGTCGGTCAGTTCCAGACTCGCGCCGGCCCGATCATGTCGGCGGAGGACAATTTCGAGATCGTGCTCAAGGGCGTCGGTGGCCATGCGGCGCGCCCGCATGTCGGCAATGAGGCCCTGATCGCCGCCTGCGCGCTCGTCACCAATTTCCAGACCATCGTGTCGCGGCGGCTCAGCCCGACCGATATCGGCGTCGTCTCGGTGACCGAGCTCATCACCGACGGCACGCGCAACGCCCTGCCGGGCCTCGCCCGCATCCTTGGCGACGCCAGGAGCTTCCGGCCGGAGGTCAGCGCCGAGATCGAGAAGCAGATGCGCATCATCACGGAGGGCACGGCGCTTGCCTATAACGTCTCGGCCGAGGTGACCTATACCCGCGAATTCGTGCCGTTGGTGAATGACGAGGCCCTGGCGGGGGAAGCCCTGACCGCAGCAAGAAGCGTCTTCGGCGCGGAGAATGTCGCCACCGCCCGCGAGCCGATGACCGGCTCGGAGGATTTCGCCCGCTTCCTCGACCATGTGCCGGGCTGCTTCGCCTTCGTCGGCAATGGCACCTCTGCACCCTTGCACAATCCTTGCTACGATTTCGACGACGCCGGCCTCATTCACGGCGCCCGTTTCCATGCCACGATCACGCGGCAGCGCCTGCGCCCTGCCTGA
- a CDS encoding aldolase: MAHSLKSGTASPLREPGPNQPALESEAVWEARADLAACFRMAARHGLEEGICNHFSALVPGYDDLFIVNPYGCAFRELTASKLLICDFHGNVVAGEGQPEATAFYIHARIHKAIPRARVAFHTHMPYATALSMTEGEPLIFAGQTSLKFYGRTAVDRDYNGLALDEREGDRIAGAIGDADIVFMKHHGVMVLGPTIAEAWDDLYYLERACEVQTLALSTGREVLPVAPAIAEAAYRQMREGDPESARLHLASIRRTLDLEEPAYRS, from the coding sequence ATGGCCCATTCCCTCAAATCCGGCACTGCCAGCCCGCTCAGGGAGCCCGGCCCGAACCAACCGGCTCTCGAGTCCGAAGCCGTCTGGGAGGCGCGTGCCGATCTCGCCGCGTGCTTCCGCATGGCGGCGCGCCATGGGCTGGAAGAGGGCATCTGCAACCATTTCTCGGCGCTGGTGCCAGGTTATGACGACCTCTTCATCGTCAATCCCTATGGCTGCGCCTTCCGCGAGCTGACCGCCTCGAAGCTGCTGATCTGCGATTTCCACGGCAATGTCGTCGCTGGCGAGGGGCAGCCCGAGGCGACGGCCTTCTACATCCATGCGCGCATCCACAAGGCGATCCCGCGCGCCAGGGTCGCTTTCCACACGCATATGCCCTACGCGACCGCGCTCTCGATGACAGAGGGCGAGCCACTGATCTTCGCCGGCCAGACCTCGCTGAAATTCTACGGCCGGACCGCCGTCGACCGCGACTACAACGGGCTTGCGCTCGACGAGCGCGAGGGCGATCGCATTGCCGGCGCCATCGGCGATGCCGACATCGTCTTCATGAAGCATCACGGCGTCATGGTGCTGGGTCCGACGATCGCCGAGGCCTGGGACGACCTGTATTATCTCGAACGGGCCTGCGAGGTGCAGACACTGGCGCTCTCGACCGGGCGCGAGGTCCTGCCCGTCGCGCCCGCGATCGCCGAAGCGGCCTATCGCCAGATGCGCGAAGGCGACCCGGAATCGGCAAGGCTCCACCTCGCCTCGATCAGACGCACGCTCGATCTCGAAGAGCCGGCCTATCGCAGCTGA
- the napE gene encoding periplasmic nitrate reductase, NapE protein encodes MISDGAKAETGAEFRPATRRQEFLAFIVLAILIWPIIAVGVVGGYGFLIWMLQLVFGPPGPPR; translated from the coding sequence GTGATATCCGATGGTGCCAAGGCCGAAACCGGGGCCGAATTCAGGCCTGCAACGCGACGGCAGGAGTTCCTTGCCTTCATCGTCCTGGCGATACTGATCTGGCCGATTATCGCGGTTGGCGTCGTCGGCGGCTATGGTTTCCTGATCTGGATGCTGCAGTTGGTCTTCGGACCGCCCGGCCCGCCACGGTGA
- the napF gene encoding ferredoxin-type protein NapF, whose protein sequence is MAERGIDLGRRGFLKGLLPSQPFVIRPPWSLEETIASACTGCGACIGACPQAIIRLDARQRPEIEFSSSECTFCGACAEACPEPVFDRARPAFQHVALIEDACFAARGVVCQSCGDACPEMAIRFRPRLGGPALPELAVDRCTGCGACIAACPATAIATRPRAAEAAHA, encoded by the coding sequence ATGGCAGAGCGGGGGATCGATCTCGGCAGACGCGGGTTCCTGAAGGGGCTTCTTCCCTCGCAACCCTTCGTCATTCGTCCACCCTGGTCGCTCGAAGAAACGATTGCGAGCGCCTGCACGGGATGCGGTGCCTGCATCGGCGCCTGCCCGCAGGCGATCATCAGGCTGGATGCCCGGCAGCGGCCCGAAATCGAATTCAGCTCCAGCGAATGTACCTTCTGCGGTGCCTGCGCCGAGGCCTGTCCGGAGCCCGTCTTCGATCGCGCGCGGCCTGCCTTTCAGCACGTCGCCCTGATCGAAGACGCATGCTTTGCCGCGCGCGGCGTCGTTTGCCAGAGCTGCGGCGATGCCTGCCCGGAAATGGCGATCCGCTTCCGTCCGCGTCTCGGCGGCCCTGCCCTGCCTGAACTCGCGGTCGATCGATGCACCGGTTGCGGTGCCTGCATCGCGGCTTGCCCGGCCACCGCCATCGCAACGCGCCCCAGGGCAGCGGAGGCAGCCCATGCCTGA
- a CDS encoding chaperone NapD — protein MPEARASRTIHISSAVVTAFPEHCDAVVRQINALPGTEVHRVENGKIVIVMEAESTGEMGGRLTGIALMDGVLSANFVFEQITTLDDIGAGS, from the coding sequence ATGCCTGAGGCTCGAGCCAGCCGCACCATCCATATTTCCAGCGCCGTCGTCACGGCCTTTCCGGAGCATTGCGACGCAGTCGTGCGCCAGATCAATGCTCTGCCGGGCACCGAGGTCCATCGTGTCGAGAACGGCAAGATCGTCATCGTGATGGAAGCCGAGAGCACGGGCGAGATGGGTGGCAGGCTCACGGGCATCGCACTGATGGACGGCGTGCTTTCGGCAAACTTCGTCTTCGAACAGATCACCACCCTCGACGACATTGGAGCTGGATCATGA
- the napA gene encoding periplasmic nitrate reductase subunit alpha, with translation MTLSRREMLKAQAAGIAAAAANMSLPAEAQPVAGGVDTLEITWSKAPCRFCGTGCGVMVGVKEGKVIATHGDMKAEVNRGLNCVKGYFLSKIMYGADRLTQPLLRKKGGVYAKDGEFTPVSWDEAFDVMAAQAKRVLKEKGPTAVGMFGSGQWTIFEGYAATKLMRAGFRSNNLDPNARHCMASAAVAFMRTFGMDEPMGCYDDFEATDSFVLWGSNMAEMHPILWTRVADRRLGHPHVKVAVLSTYTHRSADLADIPIIFKPGTDLAILNYIANYIITTGRVNKDFVGKHTTFVKGATDIGYGLRPDDPREVKARKAADVGATSPIDFEAYAAFVKDYTLEKVSELTGVERGFLEQLAELYADPKRKVVSFWTMGFNQHVRGVWANQLVYNLHLLTGKISEPGNSPFSLTGQPSACGTAREVGTFAHRLPADMVVTNPEHRKHAEEIWRVPGGLLPDKPGYHAVEQDRMLKDGKLNFYWIQVNNNLQAAPNSGNETYPGYRNPENFIVVSDAYPTVTAMAADLILPAAMWVEKEGAYGNAERRTHVWHQLVKAPGEARSDLWQLMEFSKRFTTDEVWPAELLNANPNYRGKSLFDVLFRNGNVDKFPLSEISPDYENQEAKDFGFYVHKGLFEEYASFGRGHGHDLAPYDTYHEVRGLRWPVVNGKETLWRYREGLDPYVKPGKGFEFYGNPDGKARIIAVPYEPPAESPDNEYDLWLVTGRVLEHWHSGSMTMRVPELFKAFPGARCFMHPDDARQRGLNQGAEIRLISRRGEMRTRIETRGRNRMPQGVVFVPWFDASQLINKTTLDATDPISKQTDFKKCAVKIVAV, from the coding sequence ATGACCCTATCCCGTCGCGAGATGCTGAAGGCGCAGGCGGCGGGCATCGCCGCTGCCGCCGCCAATATGAGCCTGCCTGCCGAGGCACAGCCCGTCGCCGGCGGCGTCGACACGCTGGAGATCACCTGGTCAAAAGCGCCATGCCGCTTCTGCGGCACCGGCTGCGGCGTCATGGTCGGCGTCAAGGAAGGCAAGGTCATCGCCACCCATGGCGACATGAAAGCCGAGGTCAATCGCGGCCTGAACTGCGTGAAGGGCTATTTCCTCTCGAAGATCATGTATGGCGCCGACCGGCTGACGCAGCCTCTGCTGCGCAAGAAGGGGGGCGTCTACGCCAAGGACGGCGAGTTCACGCCGGTTTCCTGGGACGAGGCCTTCGACGTCATGGCTGCGCAGGCCAAGCGCGTGCTGAAAGAGAAGGGACCGACCGCAGTCGGCATGTTCGGCTCCGGCCAGTGGACGATATTCGAGGGCTATGCCGCGACCAAACTGATGCGCGCCGGCTTTCGTTCGAACAATCTCGACCCCAATGCCCGCCACTGCATGGCATCCGCCGCCGTCGCGTTCATGCGGACCTTCGGCATGGATGAGCCGATGGGCTGCTATGACGATTTCGAAGCCACGGACTCCTTCGTGCTCTGGGGCTCGAACATGGCGGAGATGCACCCGATCCTGTGGACGCGCGTCGCCGACCGCAGACTCGGCCATCCACATGTCAAGGTCGCGGTGCTCTCGACCTACACCCACCGCAGCGCCGACCTCGCCGACATCCCGATCATCTTCAAGCCGGGCACCGATCTGGCGATCCTCAACTACATCGCCAATTACATCATCACCACCGGTCGGGTGAACAAGGACTTCGTCGGCAAGCACACCACCTTTGTGAAGGGCGCGACCGATATCGGCTACGGCCTGCGCCCCGACGATCCGCGCGAGGTCAAGGCGAGGAAAGCAGCCGATGTCGGCGCGACCTCGCCGATCGATTTCGAGGCCTATGCCGCCTTCGTGAAGGACTACACGCTTGAGAAGGTGTCCGAACTCACCGGCGTCGAGCGCGGCTTCCTGGAGCAGCTTGCCGAGCTTTATGCCGACCCGAAGCGCAAGGTCGTGTCCTTCTGGACAATGGGCTTCAACCAGCATGTCCGTGGCGTCTGGGCGAACCAGCTCGTCTACAACCTGCATCTGCTGACCGGGAAGATCTCCGAGCCAGGCAACAGCCCCTTCTCGCTGACCGGGCAACCTTCCGCCTGCGGCACGGCGCGCGAGGTCGGCACCTTCGCCCACCGCCTGCCGGCGGACATGGTGGTGACCAATCCGGAGCATCGCAAGCATGCCGAGGAGATCTGGCGCGTTCCGGGGGGACTGCTGCCCGACAAGCCCGGCTATCACGCGGTCGAGCAGGACCGCATGCTCAAGGACGGCAAGCTCAATTTCTACTGGATCCAGGTCAACAACAACCTGCAGGCGGCGCCGAACAGCGGCAACGAGACCTATCCGGGCTACCGCAACCCCGAGAACTTCATCGTCGTCTCCGACGCCTATCCGACCGTGACGGCGATGGCCGCCGACCTGATCCTGCCTGCCGCCATGTGGGTCGAGAAGGAAGGCGCCTATGGCAATGCCGAGCGCCGCACCCATGTCTGGCACCAGTTGGTCAAGGCACCGGGGGAGGCCCGCTCCGACCTTTGGCAACTGATGGAGTTCTCGAAGCGTTTCACCACCGACGAGGTCTGGCCGGCAGAGCTGCTGAACGCAAATCCGAACTATCGCGGCAAGTCCCTGTTCGACGTCCTGTTCCGCAACGGCAATGTCGACAAGTTCCCGCTCTCCGAGATCAGCCCCGACTACGAGAACCAGGAAGCCAAGGATTTCGGCTTCTACGTCCACAAGGGCCTGTTCGAGGAATACGCCAGTTTCGGCCGCGGGCATGGACATGATCTTGCGCCCTACGACACCTATCACGAGGTGCGCGGCCTGCGCTGGCCGGTGGTCAACGGCAAGGAAACGCTCTGGCGCTACCGCGAGGGCCTCGACCCCTATGTCAAACCGGGAAAGGGCTTCGAGTTCTACGGCAACCCCGACGGCAAGGCGCGGATCATCGCGGTGCCCTACGAGCCGCCGGCGGAATCGCCGGACAATGAATACGATCTCTGGCTGGTCACCGGGCGCGTGCTCGAGCACTGGCATTCCGGCTCGATGACGATGCGCGTGCCGGAACTTTTCAAGGCGTTTCCCGGCGCGCGCTGCTTCATGCACCCTGACGATGCCCGCCAGCGCGGGCTCAACCAGGGCGCGGAGATCCGGTTGATCTCCCGCCGTGGCGAAATGCGGACCCGCATCGAGACGCGCGGGCGCAACCGCATGCCCCAGGGCGTCGTCTTCGTGCCCTGGTTCGACGCCAGCCAGCTCATCAACAAGACCACTCTCGACGCGACCGATCCCATCTCCAAACAGACGGATTTCAAGAAATGCGCGGTCAAGATCGTAGCGGTCTGA
- a CDS encoding nitrate reductase cytochrome c-type subunit: protein MRGQDRSGLSLMRSWTVLGTALAAVFVLCFGALSQESGRINIVPRLTGAAPPMGVVNVPPLDRPIVDDVRRMRNYPEQPPIIPHSIDGYQLTLNTNRCMDCHKREFTEGSGAPMISITHFQDRDGQVLSDVTPRRYFCTACHVQQTDARALVPNTFQDANTIGRKR from the coding sequence ATGCGCGGTCAAGATCGTAGCGGTCTGAGCCTGATGCGCTCCTGGACCGTCCTTGGGACTGCCTTGGCGGCTGTGTTCGTCCTCTGCTTCGGCGCGCTCTCGCAGGAGAGCGGCCGGATCAACATCGTGCCGCGGCTGACCGGCGCCGCGCCCCCGATGGGCGTCGTCAACGTGCCGCCGCTCGACCGCCCGATCGTCGACGATGTCAGGCGCATGCGGAACTATCCCGAACAGCCGCCGATCATTCCACATTCGATCGACGGCTATCAGCTGACGCTGAACACCAACCGCTGCATGGATTGCCACAAGCGCGAGTTCACCGAGGGCTCCGGCGCCCCGATGATCAGCATCACCCATTTCCAGGACCGGGACGGACAGGTGCTCTCGGACGTGACGCCACGGCGCTATTTCTGCACCGCCTGCCATGTCCAGCAGACCGACGCCCGTGCGCTGGTGCCGAATACGTTCCAGGACGCAAACACGATTGGCCGGAAGCGGTAA